Proteins from a genomic interval of Capsicum annuum cultivar UCD-10X-F1 chromosome 4, UCD10Xv1.1, whole genome shotgun sequence:
- the LOC107867370 gene encoding MADS-box protein AGL24 — translation MAREKIKIKKIDNITARQVTFSKRRRGLFKKAEELSVLCDADVALVIFSSTGKLFEFASSSMNDILGKYKLQTSSHEKVDQPSLDLQLENSLNMRLSKQVADKTRELRQLRGEELEGLSLEELQQIEKKLEAGFSRVLEIKGTRIMDEISNLQRKGAELMEENKQLKQKMEMMREGKLPLLTDMDCMVMEEGQSSDSIITTNNVCSSNSGPPPEDDSSNASLKLSCNNGPAVEDDCSITSLKLGLPFS, via the exons ATGGCAAGAGagaagataaagataaagaagatagataatATAACAGCAAGGCAAGTGACATTTTCAAAGAGGAGAAGAGGGCTTTTCAAGAAAGCTGAGGAGCTTTCTGTTCTTTGTGATGCTGATGTTGCTCTCGTTATTTTCTCTTCTACTGGAAAGCTTTTTGAATTCGCTAGCTCCAg CATGAATGATATCCTTGGAAAATATAAGTTGCAGACATCTAGCCATGAGAAAGTTGACCAACCCTCCCTTGACTTACAG CTAGAGAATAGCCTCAACATGAGATTAAGCAAGCAGGTAGCTGATAAAACTCGTGAGCTCAG GCAGTTGAGAGGTGAGGAACTTGAAGGATTGAGTTTAGAAGAACTACAACAAATTGAGAAAAAACTTGAAGCTGGATTCAGTCGTGTGCTTGAGATTAAG GGTACAAGAATTATGGATGAAATTTCCAACCTTCAAAGAAAG GGTGCTGAGCTGATGGAAGAAAACAAACAATtgaaacaaaaa atGGAAATGATGAGGGAAGGAAAGTTGCCCTTATTGACAGACATGGATTGCATGGTGATGGAAGAAGGCCAATCATCTGATTCTATAATTACAACTAATAATGTGTGCAGTAGTAATAGTGGTCCTCCTCCTGAAGATGATTCCTCAAATGCTTCTTTGAAGTTGAG TTGTAACAATGGTCCTGCTGTTGAAGATGATTGCTCAATTACATCTTTGAAGCTAGG GCTACCATTCAGCTAG
- the LOC107867371 gene encoding O-fucosyltransferase 31 isoform X2, translating to MNHVRQSPTSRIMAWPFQMGGLIMLVLPSLFPTLFSPLSRSYPSLFSEWNAPRPMHSHLLNRALQQQTSNAQEADLWSSLPNQGWKACADNQDTQSLDRKSQGYIQVFLDGGLNQQRMGICDAVAVAKILNATLVIPYLEINPVWQDTSSFADIFDIDHFISALSGDVSIVKELPSDYSWSTREYYATGIRATRIKTAPVHASASWYLANVLPVMHRTLGDALVSHLRSPPSLDGASSTAHFHNRENVRAGAGKYVVLHLRFDKDMAAHSACDFGGGKAEKLALAKYRQVLWQGRVLNSQFTDGELRGQGRCPLTPEEIGLLLAALGFNNSTRLYLASHKVYGGEARISALRQLFPFMEDKKSLASSHELSEVEGKASLLAAVDYYVSMQSDIFISASPGNMHNALLGHRAYKNLKTIRPNMTLLGKLFLNKTIEWSEFQQAVQQGHKNRQGQMRIRKEKQSIYTHPAPDCMCKV from the exons ATGAACCACGTCCGGCAATCTCCGACGAGCCGGATAATGGCATGGCCTTTCCAAATGGGTGGACTAATAATGCTTGTTTTACCAAGTCTATTTCCTACTCTCTTCTCTCCTCTTAGCCGCTCTTACCCTTCCCTTTTCTCT GAGTGGAATGCTCCAAGGCCTATGCACTCGCATTTACTGAACAGGGCTTTGCAACAACAGACA TCTAATGCTCAAGAAGCAGACCTGTGGTCGTCCTTGCCTAACCAGGGATGGAAAGCCTGTGCTGATAATCAAGACACTCAAT CATTGGATAGGAAGTCCCAGGGGTACATACAGGTGTTTTTGGATGGAGGATTGAACCAACAGAGAATGGGG ATCTGTGATGCAGTTGCTGTTGCCAAAATTTTAAATGCAACACTTGTAATTCCGTATCTTGAAATAAATCCAGTCTGGCAGGACACGAG CTCCTTTGCAGATATATTTGACATTGATCACTTTATCAGTGCCTTGAGTGGTGATGTTTCTATAGTTAAAGAGCTTCCCAGTGACTACTCCTGGAGTACCAGAGAATATTATGCAACTGGCATACGTGCTACTAGAATTAAGACAGCGCCTGTACATGCTTCTGCTTCATGGTACCTGGCGAATGTTTTGCCTGTTATGCATAG AACGTTAGGCGATGCACTCGTCAGTCATCTGCGTAGCCCTCCTAGTTTGGATGGCGCATCAAGTACTGCACACTTCCACAATAGGGAAAATGTTAGAGCAGGAGCTGGAAAGTATGTTGTATTGCATCTTCGCTTTGATAAA GATATGGCTGCTCACTCAGCTTGTGATTTTGGTGGCGGCAAAGCTGAGAAACTTGCTCTGGCAAAATATCGGCAAGTACTTTGGCAAGGCAGAGTGCTTAACTCCCAGTTCACAGATGGGGAGTTAAGAGGCCAAGGGCGTTGTCCATTAACACCGGAAGAGATAGGACTCCTTTTGGCAGCCTTGGGATTCAACAACAGCACACGCCTATATCTTGCTTCCCACAAG GTTTACGGTGGAGAAGCAAGGATATCAGCTCTTCGCCAGTTGTTTCCATTTATGGAGGACAAGAAAAGCCTTGCTTCTTCTCATGAGCTATCCGAAGTAGAAGGAAAAGCTTCTTTATTAGCAGCTGTGGATTATTACGTGAGCATGCAGAGTGATATATTCATTTCTGCTTCCCCCGGCAACATGCACAATGCACTG TTGGGGCATCGAGCATACAAGAATCTTAAGACTATTAGGCCAAACATGACATTGTTAGGCAAGCTCTTCCTGAACAAGACGATCGAGTGGTCTGAATTTCAGCAGGCAGTACAGCAGGGTCACAAGAATAGACAAGGACAAATGCGGATACGCAAGGAAAAGCAGTCGATATATACCCACCCTGCTCCTGATTGCATGTGTAAAGTTTAA
- the LOC107867371 gene encoding O-fucosyltransferase 31 isoform X1 yields MNHVRQSPTSRIMAWPFQMGGLIMLVLPSLFPTLFSPLSRSYPSLFSEWNAPRPMHSHLLNRALQQQTSNAQEADLWSSLPNQGWKACADNQDTQSLDRKSQGYIQVFLDGGLNQQRMGICDAVAVAKILNATLVIPYLEINPVWQDTSSFADIFDIDHFISALSGDVSIVKELPSDYSWSTREYYATGIRATRIKTAPVHASASWYLANVLPVMHSYGIVAIAPFSHRLAFDNLPSDIQHLRCKVNFHALVFVPHVRTLGDALVSHLRSPPSLDGASSTAHFHNRENVRAGAGKYVVLHLRFDKDMAAHSACDFGGGKAEKLALAKYRQVLWQGRVLNSQFTDGELRGQGRCPLTPEEIGLLLAALGFNNSTRLYLASHKVYGGEARISALRQLFPFMEDKKSLASSHELSEVEGKASLLAAVDYYVSMQSDIFISASPGNMHNALLGHRAYKNLKTIRPNMTLLGKLFLNKTIEWSEFQQAVQQGHKNRQGQMRIRKEKQSIYTHPAPDCMCKV; encoded by the exons ATGAACCACGTCCGGCAATCTCCGACGAGCCGGATAATGGCATGGCCTTTCCAAATGGGTGGACTAATAATGCTTGTTTTACCAAGTCTATTTCCTACTCTCTTCTCTCCTCTTAGCCGCTCTTACCCTTCCCTTTTCTCT GAGTGGAATGCTCCAAGGCCTATGCACTCGCATTTACTGAACAGGGCTTTGCAACAACAGACA TCTAATGCTCAAGAAGCAGACCTGTGGTCGTCCTTGCCTAACCAGGGATGGAAAGCCTGTGCTGATAATCAAGACACTCAAT CATTGGATAGGAAGTCCCAGGGGTACATACAGGTGTTTTTGGATGGAGGATTGAACCAACAGAGAATGGGG ATCTGTGATGCAGTTGCTGTTGCCAAAATTTTAAATGCAACACTTGTAATTCCGTATCTTGAAATAAATCCAGTCTGGCAGGACACGAG CTCCTTTGCAGATATATTTGACATTGATCACTTTATCAGTGCCTTGAGTGGTGATGTTTCTATAGTTAAAGAGCTTCCCAGTGACTACTCCTGGAGTACCAGAGAATATTATGCAACTGGCATACGTGCTACTAGAATTAAGACAGCGCCTGTACATGCTTCTGCTTCATGGTACCTGGCGAATGTTTTGCCTGTTATGCATAG CTATGGGATCGTAGCTATAGCTCCATTCTCTCACCGTTTGGCTTTTGATAACCTACCTTCAGACATCCAGCATCTGCGCTGTAAAGTTAACTTTCATGCGCTAGTTTTTGTTCCCCATGTCAGAACGTTAGGCGATGCACTCGTCAGTCATCTGCGTAGCCCTCCTAGTTTGGATGGCGCATCAAGTACTGCACACTTCCACAATAGGGAAAATGTTAGAGCAGGAGCTGGAAAGTATGTTGTATTGCATCTTCGCTTTGATAAA GATATGGCTGCTCACTCAGCTTGTGATTTTGGTGGCGGCAAAGCTGAGAAACTTGCTCTGGCAAAATATCGGCAAGTACTTTGGCAAGGCAGAGTGCTTAACTCCCAGTTCACAGATGGGGAGTTAAGAGGCCAAGGGCGTTGTCCATTAACACCGGAAGAGATAGGACTCCTTTTGGCAGCCTTGGGATTCAACAACAGCACACGCCTATATCTTGCTTCCCACAAG GTTTACGGTGGAGAAGCAAGGATATCAGCTCTTCGCCAGTTGTTTCCATTTATGGAGGACAAGAAAAGCCTTGCTTCTTCTCATGAGCTATCCGAAGTAGAAGGAAAAGCTTCTTTATTAGCAGCTGTGGATTATTACGTGAGCATGCAGAGTGATATATTCATTTCTGCTTCCCCCGGCAACATGCACAATGCACTG TTGGGGCATCGAGCATACAAGAATCTTAAGACTATTAGGCCAAACATGACATTGTTAGGCAAGCTCTTCCTGAACAAGACGATCGAGTGGTCTGAATTTCAGCAGGCAGTACAGCAGGGTCACAAGAATAGACAAGGACAAATGCGGATACGCAAGGAAAAGCAGTCGATATATACCCACCCTGCTCCTGATTGCATGTGTAAAGTTTAA
- the LOC107867372 gene encoding mechanosensitive ion channel protein 3, chloroplastic: MAAAVSLLLPREFPIHGKCRLSGQSKGTLSRSQTDSCSTFLSSHSARQDPWSIYLLNTVCRPLFSHPSQTRCNVLPCHSLLKPGGGYESQVLETAAKIWKRSLSTIHGSPLVLQLVPAIGVLVFAAWGLTPLMRFGRMLFLRESDSNWKQSSWYYVTASYLKPVLFWTGAILICRAIDPMILPTVASQAVKQRFLNFIRSLSTVMALAYCLSSLIQQTQKFLVETKDPADARNMGFEFAGKAVYTAVWVAAVSLFMELLGFSTQRWLTAGGLGTVLLTLAGREILTNFLSSIMIHATRPFILNDWIQTKIQGYDVSGTVEHVGWWSPTVIRGDDREAIHIPNHKFSVNIVRNLTQKTHWRIKTHLAISHLDVNKINNIVADMRKVLSKHPLVEQQRLHRRVFLDNIDPENQALKILISCFVKTSHFEEYLRVKEVILLDLLRVISHHRARLATPIRTVQKTYREPDVDDVPFAGSVYSRNRPNSEVLLIEPSYKISSVDKAKEKDQKVEAPSTSQAADDTNSLPSTLSEKEVVKVSSASNANGELKAATSSSDGKMLKQGSANPVKSNSEKKQVASAAVDPPGLTSDSAIEKTDVASSASQPQEDAERSISPPSVGRPMLEDNIVLGVALEGSKLTLPIDEETPPSSPSPTFSDSESKELAACRNGSSSTNSNKDKTDDKLAGPPTAQSASNDQKERER; this comes from the exons GGCACACTAAGCAGGAGCCAGACAGATTCTTGCAGCACATTTCTGTCATCGCATTCTGCG CGGCAGGATCCTTGGAGCATCTACCTTCTGAATACTGTATGCAGGCCTCTGTTTTCCCATCCTTCACAGACTAGATGTAATGTATTGCCATGCCACTCTTTGTTAAAGCCAGGTGGAGGATATGAGAGTCAAGTTCTGGAAACAGCAGCAAAAATATGGAAAAG gtCATTAAGTACTATACATGGAAGCCCACTTGTGCTTCAGCTGGTTCCGGCCATTGGTGTTCTTGTTTTTGCTGCATGGGGTCTCACTCCTTTGATGCGCTTTGGCAGAATGCTTTTCCTTCGT GAAAGTGATAGCAACTGGAAACAAAGTAGCTGGTATTATGTTACAGCTTCCTATCTTAAACCTGTCCTTTTTTGGACTGGAGCAATACTTATATGCAG AGCAATAGATCCAATGATACTACCTACAGTTGCTAGCCAGGCAGTCAAGCAAAGATTTCTTAATTTTATACGATCATTATCGACAGTGATGGCACTTGCCTACTGTTTATCTAG CTTGATTCAGCAGACACAAAAGTTCCTTGTGGAGACAAAAGATCCTGCTGATGCACGAAAT ATGGGGTTCGAATTTGCTGGGAAAGCTGTATATACTGCAGTATGGGTTGCTGCTGTTTCGTTGTTCATGGAATTGCTTGGTTTTTCTACACAGAGGTGGCTGACAGCTGGGGGTCTTGGGACAGTATTGCTCACTCTTGCTGGTCGTGAG ATACTTACAAACTTCCTGTCGAGCATAATGATCCATGCAACAAGGCCCTTTATTCTAAACGACTGGATACAGACTAAGATACAGGGCTATGATGTCTCTGGCACAGTGGAG CACGTAGGTTGGTGGTCACCAACAGTCATAAGAGGTGATGATCGCGAAGCAATTCACATTCCAAATCACAAATTTTCAGTGAATATAGTCAGGAATCTTACTCAGAAGACTCATTGGCGGATCAAGACTCACCTTGCCATCAGCCACTTGGATGTGAATAAGATCAAT AATATTGTTGCGGATATGCGGAAGGTTTTGTCGAAACATCCTCTAGTAGAACAGCAACGATTACATAGACGAGTTTTTCTGGATAACATTGATCCAGAGAATCAGGCTCTTAAG ATACTTATTTCTTGCTTTGTGAAGACCTCTCATTTTGAAGAGTACCTCCGAGTGAAG GAAGTTATATTGCTGGATCTCCTTCGAGTAATCAGCCATCATCGTGCTCGACTTGCTACACCTATTCGTACTGTGCAGAAAACATATCGCGAGCCTGATGTGGATGATGTACCATTTGCTGGTTCTGTTTATTCTCGTAACCGGCCTAATAGTGAAGTCCTCCTTATTGAGCCTTCTTATAAGATCAGTAGTGTCGATAAAGccaaagaaaaagaccaaaaggtTGAAGCACCAAGTACATCACAGGCCGCTGACGACACAAATAGTTTGCCATCAACTCTTTCTGAGAAGGAAGTTGTTAAGGTCTCATCAGCATCAAATGCTAATGGTGAGTTAAAAGCAGCAACGTCGTCATCAGATGGAAAAATGCTAAAACAAGGATCTGCTAATCCAGTTAAAAGCAACTCTGAGAAAAAACAAGTTGCTTCAGCTGCTGTAGACCCACCGGGGTTGACATCAGATTCTGCCATTGAGAAGACAGACGTGGCATCTTCTGCTTCACAGCCACAAGAAGATGCTGAAAGATCAATTTCACCACCCTCAGTAGGAAGGCCCATGTTAGAAGATAACATTGTTCTTGGTGTTGCATTGGAAGGGTCAAAACTAACACTTCCGATTGATGAAGAAACGCCTCCGTCCTCTCCCTCTCCAACTTTTTCTGACTCAGAATCAAAAGAATTGGCTGCCTGCCGGAATGGGAGTAGCTCAACCAACTCAAACAAGGATAAGACGGACGATAAGCTGGCAGGACCTCCAACCGCACAAAGTGCATCAAATGACCAAAAAGAACGCGAAAGGTGA